A section of the Gemmatimonadaceae bacterium genome encodes:
- a CDS encoding carboxypeptidase-like regulatory domain-containing protein, whose product MPGSFQSNGMWGVPRVPRSIPVVRNFDDTPTGAYQYYYSIALQAVDGSGTPLPGAIVSLFRTVDNSFAGLAVTDANGNFRLAASQFIQHYLVAYLTGSPDLAGTSVNTLVGT is encoded by the coding sequence ATGCCGGGATCATTTCAGTCGAACGGCATGTGGGGCGTTCCCCGCGTGCCACGATCGATACCCGTTGTTCGCAACTTCGACGATACGCCGACGGGGGCGTACCAGTACTACTACTCGATCGCACTGCAGGCAGTCGATGGAAGCGGCACGCCGCTCCCGGGCGCGATCGTATCCCTCTTTCGTACCGTCGACAATTCGTTCGCCGGATTAGCCGTCACGGACGCCAACGGCAATTTTCGGCTCGCCGCGTCGCAGTTTATTCAGCACTACCTCGTCGCCTATTTGACCGGTAGCCCAGACCTCGCCGGCACCTCTGTGAACACCCTGGTCGGCACATGA